One Branchiostoma floridae strain S238N-H82 chromosome 15, Bfl_VNyyK, whole genome shotgun sequence DNA window includes the following coding sequences:
- the LOC118431892 gene encoding pikachurin-like isoform X1, which produces MARRPHNFRPEPVLQIVLVSLLYCLQGVSAQGVEAEVWQSSGDWASGVDYGFYDSEGAFDAEGGGVAAEAVDDYAVIANADTLITRLAGQDTSDKVIPTVIVGVGEPMDDDIVFENEEASSLPQQPTTLATTTRNVERATPPPAPLTPVITCQELYCYGGGTCVFNAREGAMCHCPLGRQGYQCQEEVEVRYPSFQGQSFLSFPQLVASNMRFRISLEFKAESLDGLLMFSGKYRDGRGDFFSIALVNGRVQFRFNCGTGPANITTNSTVQLGKWHKLTVYRNRWNGWVSLDNKDTVHGRAKGLYHGITFRLPLYLGGVPDLGLVQEHTGVAEGFKGCVQKLIVNKERYNMRPQPYGKAVSGINVGECSEGVCNYVYCRNGGKCVAGSADSHLCLCPLGFTGTSCEQDLDLSIPFFNSSRSAYSAYPSLTTKFLSFIEIEVVFRPAARNGVLLYTALRTDGTGDFLSLVLDHGFLEFRFDCGTGPAIIRSAEPVTMGEWHRVVLSRTARDGLMTVDYNPPVSGTAEGGFSQISFITPLYVGGVADYEEVAKYSGVYEPFHGDIQKIIINDSPMDLISSAIVGVNVANADHPCVGDPCVNGGLCVPDHDFYSCNCPLGYHGMDCEKAKVAVVVTQFDDLLTYDLENPLAAPAPELKSPVTVPKFSGNSYMQYTGTQLMKRLSGNRNDFQIRIKTTTADGMILWSGSLPMGRHRDFISIGLEGGAVVLRYNLGSGEAQLSSNTTINDGRWHKIRARRDGPNAVLILDDLDPVPGTSPGRLKQLNTNSGLYLGGMNNIVMDTGRHYTRGIVGCISHVTLATDYHIRLYEEATAGQNIVECS; this is translated from the exons ATAACACGTCTTGCTGGCCAAGACACGTCAGACAAGGTCATCCCCACGGTGATCGTCGGGGTCGGGGAGCCCATGGATGATGACATCGTGTTTGAAAATGAAGAGGCGTCCAGTTTGCCACAGCAGCCGACAACTCTAGCCACAACAACAA GAAATGTGGAGAGAGCGACGCCCCCTCCAGCCCCTCTCACTCCAGTTATCACCTGCCAGGAGCTATATTGTTACGGCGGAGGGACATGTGTGTTCAACGCCCGGGAAGGTGCGATGTGTCACTGTCCTCTGGGCAGGCAAGGATACCAGTGTCAAGAGG AGGTGGAAGTGCGTTACCCTAGTTTCCAGGGTCAGTCCTTCCTGTCCTTCCCCCAGCTGGTCGCCTCCAACATGAGGTTCCGCATTTCGCTGGAGTTCAAGGCCGAGAGTTTGGACGGGCTGCTGATGTTTAGTGGAAAGTACAGGGATGGCCGAGGGGATTTCTTCTCTATCGCTCTGGTCAATGGACGTGTGCAGTTCAG GTTCAACTGCGGCACAGGACCGGCAAACATTACAACCAACAGCACAGTACAGCTCGGCAAGTGGCACAAACTCACAGTCTACAGAAACAGATGGAATGGCTGGGTCAGTTTGGACAACAAAGACACTGTGCACGGAAGAGCTAAG GGCCTGTATCATGGTATCACCTTCCGGCTTCCCTTATACCTGGGTGGAGTGCCAGATCTTGGACTAGTACAAGAGCACACAGGGGTGGCAGAGGGCTTCAAGGGTTGTGTGCAGAAGCTTATTGTGAACAAGGAGAGATACAACATGCGGCCTCAGCCTTATGGAAAGGCAGTGTCTGGGATCAACGTTG GGGAGTGCAGCGAGGGAGTTTGTAACTACGTTTACTGCCGGAACGGAGGCAAGTGTGTGGCTGGGTCAGCTGACTCCCACCTCTGCCTTTGCCCCCTGGGATTTACAGGGACCAGCTGTGAACAGG ACCTGGACCTCAGCATCCCCTTCTTCAACTCCTCCCGCTCTGCCTACTCGGCCTACCCGTCTCTCACCACCAAGTTCCTGTCCTTCATCGAGATCGAGGTGGTCTTCAGGCCGGCCGCGAGGAACGGAGTTCTTCTGTACACAGCCCTGCGGACAGATGGCACCGGGGATttcctgtctctggtgctggaCCATGGGTTCCTAGagttcaggtttgactgtgggACCGGACCAGCTATTATCAG GAGTGCGGAGCCTGTGACTATGGGTGAGTGGCACAGAGTCGTCCTGTCCAGAACAGCACGGGACGGACTCATGACGGTCGACTACAACCCCCCTGTCTCAGGAACAGCGGAGGGGGGGTTCTCCCAGATCAGCTTCATCACCCCCCTGTACGTTGGGGGGGTGGCTGATTACGAGGAGGTGGCTAAATACTCGGGAGTGTACGAACCATTCCACGGAGATATACAAAAG ATCATAATAAACGACAGCCCCATGGACCTGATCTCCAGTGCGATTGTTGGCGTGAACGTGGCAAACGCTGACCACCCGTGCGTGGGGGACCCGTGTGTGAACGGGGGGCTGTGCGTGCCCGATCACGACTTCTACAGCTGTAACTGTCCACTCGGCTATCACGGCATGGACTGTGAGAAAG CTAAGGTTGCAGTAGTGGTTACACAGTTCGACGACCTCTTGACCTACGACCTGGAAAACCCCTTAGCGGCCCCCGCACCAG AGTTGAAAAGTCCAGTCACAGTGCCAAAGTTCAGTGGGAATAGTTACATGCAGTACACAGGGACACAGCTTATGAAAAG ATTGTCCGGGAACAGGAATGACTTCCAGATCCGGATCAAGACGACGACAGCGGATGGGATGATCCTATGGAGCGGGTCGCTGCCGATGGGCAGACATCGCGACTTCATCTCCATAGGGCTGGAAGGGGGTGCTGTGGTGCTCAG GTATAACCTTGGCAGTGGGGAGGCCCAGCTGTCATCCAACACCACTATTAATGACGGCAGGTGGCACAAAATCAGGGCAAGAAG GGACGGCCCCAACGCGGTGCTGATTCTAGATGACCTTGACCCTGTCCCCGGAACCTCCCCAGGCAGACTGAAGCAGCTCAACACCAACTCAGGCCTCTACCTAG GTGGCATGAACAATATTGTGATGGACACCGGGCGACACTACACCCGAGGCATTGTGGGATGCATCTCCCATGTTACCTTGGCGACCGACTATCACATCCGCTTGTATGAGGAGGCAACAGCAGGACAGAACATCGTGGAGTGTTCATGA